A window from Lactiplantibacillus pentosus encodes these proteins:
- the cas1e gene encoding type I-E CRISPR-associated endonuclease Cas1e — protein MEKQSGAKKPELSELGRVQDRLTFLYLEHVKLDRQDSAIRVSDARGIVFVPAAIISVLMLGPGVDVTHRAMELMGDAGMAVVWVGERGVRQYAHGRALNHSSLLLEAQAKLFSNQRSRLAVARKMYQMRFPNDDVSGLSMQALRGKEGARVRQVYRLQSERTGVKWTRRDYNPDDFEASSPINQALTAAHQALYGLSYSVIMAMGASAGLGFVHTGHDLSFVYDFADLYKAEFSIPVAFNTVAALTEDDNISRNTRLAMRDAFVDGKLLGRMVSDLKAILGVSDDQTEINNLSLWDDRLGLQEFGVQYHEIKVGETQ, from the coding sequence ATGGAAAAACAATCAGGGGCAAAAAAGCCAGAATTATCAGAATTAGGTCGTGTTCAAGATCGGTTGACTTTCTTGTACTTAGAACATGTTAAATTAGATCGTCAAGATAGTGCGATTCGAGTCAGTGATGCTCGAGGGATTGTGTTTGTTCCGGCCGCAATTATCAGCGTTCTGATGCTTGGACCTGGCGTCGATGTGACCCATCGTGCCATGGAGCTGATGGGTGATGCTGGGATGGCAGTCGTCTGGGTTGGCGAGCGTGGGGTGCGGCAATACGCACACGGTCGCGCGTTAAATCATTCGTCTTTATTACTTGAAGCCCAGGCAAAACTATTTTCCAATCAACGCTCACGTTTAGCCGTAGCGCGAAAAATGTATCAGATGCGTTTCCCAAATGATGACGTGAGTGGTTTGTCGATGCAAGCACTACGGGGCAAGGAGGGGGCCCGAGTTCGACAGGTCTATCGGCTGCAATCAGAACGTACCGGGGTCAAATGGACTCGCCGCGATTATAATCCTGATGATTTTGAGGCCAGCTCCCCAATTAATCAAGCTTTAACGGCTGCACATCAAGCTCTATATGGATTGAGCTACAGTGTCATTATGGCGATGGGTGCCTCTGCAGGGTTAGGATTTGTGCACACGGGACATGATTTATCCTTTGTCTATGACTTTGCTGATTTATATAAAGCTGAATTTTCAATTCCAGTCGCGTTTAACACCGTCGCAGCTTTAACAGAAGATGACAATATTTCTCGAAACACACGACTAGCCATGCGCGATGCTTTTGTTGACGGTAAACTTTTGGGCCGGATGGTTTCAGATCTAAAAGCAATTCTTGGTGTCAGTGATGACCAGACTGAAATCAATAACTTAAGCTTGTGGGATGATCGGCTTGGCTTGCAAGAGTTCGGCGTTCAGTATCATGAAATCAAAGTGGGTGAGACTCAATGA
- the cas2e gene encoding type I-E CRISPR-associated endoribonuclease Cas2e, protein MIVITLTKVPNALRGDLTKWYQEIQTGVYVGSVSARIRDSLWLRIVKNIGRGEATMVYNANNELGYQFKTTRRDHQVVDYDGIPLMMHLNAAPQAEEHGYSDAAKFHKARVMSQKAQQKRSQRSRKNNKPMVAVDIETTGLDPSKDVIISIGAVKATTDGQVAEFSRLISVTESIPEKISTLTGLTNDILAKQGVPIVEALSGLNAFIGDCAIVGYNFHFDEAFLKQAFISNNLEALRSQPIDLMPIVKRTNAFLDNYRLATVLSAYEIENLKPHHALEDARATLALAQALSKVEKLKI, encoded by the coding sequence ATGATCGTGATTACGTTGACAAAAGTGCCGAATGCCTTGCGTGGTGATTTGACCAAATGGTATCAGGAGATTCAAACGGGGGTTTATGTCGGAAGTGTGAGTGCCAGAATTCGTGATTCGCTGTGGTTACGGATTGTTAAAAATATCGGCCGGGGTGAAGCCACGATGGTCTATAATGCCAATAACGAACTTGGCTATCAATTTAAAACCACTCGTCGGGATCATCAAGTGGTTGATTATGATGGCATTCCATTAATGATGCATTTGAACGCAGCTCCACAAGCCGAAGAACACGGTTATAGTGATGCTGCCAAATTTCATAAAGCCCGAGTGATGAGTCAGAAAGCCCAACAAAAGCGGTCCCAACGGTCTCGTAAAAATAATAAACCAATGGTAGCAGTAGACATTGAAACAACGGGATTAGATCCTAGCAAGGATGTCATTATTTCAATTGGGGCAGTCAAAGCTACTACTGACGGCCAGGTTGCCGAATTTAGTCGCTTAATAAGTGTGACTGAATCAATTCCAGAAAAAATTAGCACACTTACTGGGCTAACCAACGACATACTGGCTAAACAGGGTGTTCCGATTGTTGAAGCGCTAAGTGGGTTAAATGCTTTCATAGGTGATTGCGCAATCGTGGGATATAATTTTCATTTTGATGAGGCCTTCTTAAAGCAGGCGTTTATCAGCAATAATTTGGAAGCGTTAAGAAGTCAACCCATTGATTTGATGCCAATTGTGAAGCGTACCAATGCGTTTCTAGATAACTATCGACTCGCGACAGTACTGTCAGCATACGAAATTGAAAATTTAAAACCACATCA